The Alnus glutinosa chromosome 10, dhAlnGlut1.1, whole genome shotgun sequence DNA window GAAGTTTGCTGCAAAAGGTCTTGTCTTGCCTTTCCTTCCAAGGCAGCATTGGTCAAAAGTAATACCAGCAGGCTTCCAAACAATAGCTGACCTAGCTCCAATGCTTCCCACAAGTTCAGAGACAGAATTTGAAAGAAGAGATACAAGAAGAGCACCATCAGCACACCCAGTTAGTTCCATGACTGCAACAGTAGTCCCTGTGCTCAGTCCTGGTCCCACAACTTCAGACATTGCACTCGGTGGGCAAAGATCAGGGGAAGGAAAACGGCTGAAGGGACTTAATTTTGAGACCAAGAGTGAGATGAAGAAATTAAGGGAGTTGGCAATGGCTAGTTTCTCAAGGGATTCAAGGGGTGAGGAGGCTAGTACCAGCTATGCTTTTTGCCCACAACACTTCTCCGGTTAAGCCTCTTTGGAAACCCCATAAGTGctctactttttaaaatcaagcACTAACTTCTAACTCATAATTGTAAAAAGGGGCATTTTCCTTCAGTTTGTTTACACATTATTGATTATTTGGAATCATTTCCCAGCTTCTATAGCTAGCTCAGTTGATTTCAATGCAATCATTTTCAGTAAGCCAACCAAGGCTCATTGTTATCAATGTAAGTGTGCCTACGAACAACCAATCTTTTAATCTGCTATAAAATATGTACTAACTTCAAatcttaatcataaaataaatactattcaTCTAGCGTGAAATGGGGAGGATcctatttttttggttgaaaaataatttgtaaaacATTATTTATAGCCGTTACCAATATCTTTCCACATCAACGGCACAGGGTTTTCAACGTTTATGCTCACAAGTCACACCTCATGCCAGGGCTCCTCTTCCTATAAGCAAACAAACAATCTTTTGCTTGGATTCACGTTTAGCAGGAAGCCAGGAAGGAAGAGATACTTACATAAATAGTTGGTTTACATGCAACCCATTTACACCAAAACAGTAACGCACGAACCCTTTTCAAGGCCCAGATGCAAAGTGTCACCTTCACGAATCACAACTCTCTCCAAACCCCTATATAATATAAACCGCATTCACAATTCACATCCAAAGccagaaaaagaaagtgaaagaaacaGAGAGATGACAGTTTTGAAGAGTAATATCTTGCTTTTGGCCATCTTTGCCGTCGCTGGGATTCTATTTTCCGGTGACAAAAACATGGCTGTTGGGCAAGCTTGCCAAGGTGACATGCAGGGATTGATAACTCAATGCGCTCTGTTCGTGCAGAAGAATGTGCCAAAGATGAACCCATCTCCAGGTTGCTGTGGCGTTATCAAGTCGGTGGACATTCCGTGCGTATGTCAGCATATCACCAAGGATATTGAGCAGATGATTGACATGGAGAAAGTGGTCTTTGTGGCGCAGTACTGTGGCAGGCCACTAGCCCAGGGGACCAAGTGTGGAAGTAAGAAACTGTTTAATCATCTCTTTGGGACTTTGGTCATAATTAAACGAGTAATCAATTATTAGGGGTGTAAAGACGATCGGTAATAATTGGGTATCATCCGATATAGTATCCAGTTAAAAATAATTGGTAAGGCGGTCTTACTTGAGCTGTTAttgattttataaaatattgaaaCCGGTTATAACTGGTAACTGGGTATATATAcataactaaaataataaaatttagggttttacacttttacttcCATTCTAACTTAGgcaaaaaattgttgaaatgtttttataaatgggtaaaaaagtttaaattaagtTCAAAAAGTATGTCCAATACTCAATTAGGCccaaaaacctaatttttaaaattttttgttactGATCCTGATAATCGGGTTCCAACCAGTAACCGCCGGTTATTAAATGACCGGTTAATCGGCTACCCAGTTACTAGAGCCAGTTGGTTatcggttttagccaataatcaGTAACCGTAATCGAGTTTTCACCCCTATCAATTACAAGTCTAtgggtgattttaaaaactacatcatTATTAGATGGACATGTGTATAACGTCTATAATTACTCTGttgaatatttaactgaaatttgGGGGGAGTGGGTGAATAGTGGAGTTAGGTTCTAATTCATTACCCTTaattctgatatcatgttaaatatttgattttgatatcatattaaaatatttatttatatcataagtttaagttaataataaaatataaatttaattatttaaccaaTACATTTTTAACGATGATTCATTAGAGGATAGTTTGCTTGGCCACGTAGTCCCATCAGAGCCTTCTATCAATTGACC harbors:
- the LOC133879274 gene encoding uncharacterized protein LOC133879274; the encoded protein is MTVLKSNILLLAIFAVAGILFSGDKNMAVGQACQGDMQGLITQCALFVQKNVPKMNPSPGCCGVIKSVDIPCVCQHITKDIEQMIDMEKVVFVAQYCGRPLAQGTKCGSYTVPP